One window of the Benincasa hispida cultivar B227 chromosome 3, ASM972705v1, whole genome shotgun sequence genome contains the following:
- the LOC120074168 gene encoding CDPK-related kinase 1-like, with product MGICHAKVIANPKAKCEEITDSQTRNSPSNLPFFTPSPLSSVFKNSPSGGTKRRSRSRSRPFPPPSPAKHIKELLARRHGSGKPNQAAIPENNDGDGDGDGEVVELNKEFGYSKEFVGNFEIGEEVGRGHFGFTCKAKAKKGNLKGRNVAVKIIAKSKMTTAIAVKDVKREVKILRALNGHKNLVQFHGAFEDDTNVYIIMELCEGGELLDRMLSRGGIYSEEDAKIVMVQILSAVAFCHLQGIVHRDLKPENFLFTTKEENSTLKVIDFGLSEYVNPDEKLNDIVGSAYYVAPEVLNRSYGTEADMWSIGVIAYILLCGSRPFWDRTESGIFRTVLREEPSFDDEPWPSLSSDAKDFVQGLLHKDQHKRLTAAQALCHPWLTNHPDAKIPLDMIVYKLVRAYIYSSSLRKLALNALAKTLSFVQLAYLREQFDLLGPNKNGFISLQNFKTALMKASTDAMNDSGVIEYVDMVSSSQYKRLDFEEFSAAAISVHQLKGIESWEQHARYAYDLFEEYGNRPIMIEELASELGLAPSVPLHVVLKDWLRPSDGKLSFMGFIKLLSGVPSCTNKKT from the exons ATGGGAATTTGTCATGCGAAGGTGATCGCAAACCCTAAGGCGAAATGCGAGGAAATTACCGATTCACAAACCAGAAATTCCCCTTCTAATTTGCCGTTCTTCACTCCAAGTCCTCTGTCGAGCGTCTTCAAGAACTCACCATCAGGTGGTACAAAGCGACGTTCCCGTTCACGTTCTCGGCCGTTTCCACCGCCGTCGCCGGCAAAACACATAAAGGAACTGCTCGCCCGACGCCATGGCTCTGGTAAGCCGAATCAGGCGGCGATTCCTGAAAATAACGACGGCGACGGCGATGGCGACGGGGAGGTTGTGGAATTGAATAAGGAATTTGGATATTCCAAGGAATTTGTGGGGAATTTTGAGATTGGGGAAGAAGTAGGGCGCGGCCATTTTGGGTTTACTTGCAAAGCTAAAGCGAAGAAGGGAAATCTCAAGGGTCGGAATGTTGCTGTGAAGATCATCGCTAAATCTaag ATGACGACAGCGATAGCCGTCAAAGACGTAAAAAGGGAAGTGAAAATATTGCGGGCTTTGAATGGACATAAGAACTTGGTGCAGTTCCATGGAGCGTTTGAAGATGACACAAACGTTTACATAATTATGGA GTTATGCGAAGGCGGTGAACTACTCGATCGGATGCTTTCAAG GGGTGGAATATACTCAGAAGAAGATGCTAAGATTGTCATGGTTCAGATTTTAAGCGCGGTCGCCTTCTGTCATCTCCAAGGCATCGTCCACCGTGATCTCAAGCCAGAG AATTTTCTTTTCACAACAAAGGAGGAAAATTCAACACTAAAGGTTATTGACTTCGGACTCTCGGAATATGTAAATCCAG ATGAGAAACTGAATGATATAGTTGGCAGTGCATATTATGTAGCTCCTGAAGTCCTGAATAGATCATATGGGACCGAAGCCGACATGTGGAGTATCGGTGTGATTGCCTATATTCTTTTATGTGGAAGCAGGCCTTTTTGGGACAGGACCGAATCTGGTATATTTCGAACCGTGTTAAGGGAAGAACCGAGCTTCGACGATGAACCTTGGCCATCTTTATCTTCAGATGCAAAAGACTTTGTCCAAGGATTACTGCATAAAGACCAACATAAAAGATTAACTGCTGCTCAGGCTTTGT GTCATCCTTGGCTGACAAATCATCCTGATGCCAAGATTCCATTGGATATGATAGTTTATAAGCTTGTTAGAGCATATATCTACTCATCGTCTTTGCGTAAATTAGCGTTAAAC GCTCTTGCAAAGACATTATCCTTCGTGCAGCTCGCTTATCTTCGAGAACAATTCGATCTCTTAGGTCCGAACAAAAACGGGTTCATCTCTTTACAGAACTTTAAGACG GCTTTGATGAAAGCTTCGACTGATGCAATGAACGATTCGGGGGTGATAGAGTACGTTGACATG GTGAGTTCCTCACAGTATAAAAGGTTGGATTTTGAAGAATTTAGTGCAGCTGCCATAAGTGTGCATCAGTTAAAAGGTATTGAAAGTTGGGAACAACATGCAAGATATGCTTATGACCTTTTTGAGGAGTATGGAAACAGACCAATTATGATAGAGGAACTTGCCTCA GAACTCGGATTGGCGCCATCTGTCCCGCTTCACGTGGTTCTTAAAGATTGGTTAAGACCCTCAGATGGGAAACTTAGTTTCATGGGATTCATCAAACTTTTGAGTGGAGTCCCCTCTTGTACAAACAAGAAGACTTGA